One window of Elaeis guineensis isolate ETL-2024a chromosome 11, EG11, whole genome shotgun sequence genomic DNA carries:
- the LOC105054431 gene encoding uncharacterized protein encodes MLLRSSSTPILRSLLSSSPFFFESPNNKSCHQHNLERTSSSSSSFPHAISHHPNPSLHCCFSPISDSSDCDASSLGFRRALSEGNLKSLLPDDSHRHHPPIKSSSSGRRANRVLKTIPSFSIYSSKEEEEEESQEEEEEGGGGLKRSVTIGETITGEFGSSCENQKVGLGDNSWDGNALPPLFLARGPGIDRLGSGILDAGSGSGGSGKCTVLTGNGGEQSDMETYYKKMVDENPGNALFLRNYAQFLYQAKGDPQRAEEYYSRAILADPGDGGILSQYAKLVWELHHDEERASSYFEKAVQATPHDSHVLAAYAGFLWETEDDDGVEGGHSQDYAGASVHLGPLASTAASS; translated from the exons ATGTTGCTGAGGAGTTCTTCCACCCCAATCCTGAGATCTCTCCTCTCCTCGTCCCCTTTCTTCTTTGAAAGCCCAAACAATAAAAGCTGCCATCAGCATAACTTGGAgagaacctcctcctcctcctcctccttccctcatgCCATCTCCCACCACCCCAACCCCTCCCTCCACTGCTGCTTCTCCCCCATCTCCGACTCCTCCGATTGCGACGCCTCCTCTCTTGGCTTCCGAAGAGCCCTCTCCGAAGGCAACCTCAAATCCCTCCTCCCCGATGACTCCCACCGCCACCACCCACCCATCAAATCCTCTTCCTCCGGCCGCCGAGCCAACCGCGTTCTGAAGACCATCCCCTCGTTCTCCATATACAGTtccaaagaagaagaggaagaagaatcgcaggaagaggaagaagagggcgGCGGTGGGCTCAAAAGATCGGTCACGATCGGAGAGACCATCACCGGAGAATTCGGATCCTCATGCGAGAATCAAAAAGTCGGCTTGGGCGATAATTCTTGGGATGGGAATGCGTTGCCGCCATTGTTCCTGGCCAGAGGACCCGGGATCGATCGGCTGGGCTCGGGAATCTTGGATGCCGGTAGTGGTAGTGGTGGCAGCGGCAAGTGTACTGTTCTGACCGGCAACGGAGGAGAGCAGTCCGATATGGAGACTTACTATAAGAAGATGGTTGACGAGAACCCGGGCAATGCTCTGTTCCTGAGAAACTATGCTCAATTTCTCTACCAG GCCAAGGGAGATCCTCAAAGAGCTGAGGAGTACTACTCACGTGCTATACTTGCAGACCCTGGCGATGGAGGGATCCTGTCACAGTATGCTAAATTAGTGTGGGAGCTGCACCATGATGAGGAACGAGCTTCTAGTTATTTTGAAAAGGCAGTTCAGGCTACTCCTCATGATAG CCATGTCCTTGCAGCATATGCTGGGTTCCTGTGGGAAACGGAGGACGATGACGGAGTAGAAGGTGGTCATTCACAAGATTACGCTGGAGCATCTGTTCATCTCGGACCGTTGGCATCTACAGCTGCTTCATCATAG